The following proteins are co-located in the Sphaeramia orbicularis chromosome 24, fSphaOr1.1, whole genome shotgun sequence genome:
- the dnajc5ga gene encoding dnaJ (Hsp40) homolog, subfamily C, member 5 gamma a isoform X1, with protein MAEPNASRPQRKMSTAGESVYKVLGLEKGASAEDIKKAYRKLALKYHPDKNPDNPEAAEKFKEINNANSILTDETKRKIYDEYGSMGLYVSEQFGEESVKYYFLMSKWWFKGLVLCCTLFSCCCCCCCCCFCCGKCKPPDDDENYQYVDPEDLEAQIKAEQDGGNTVIIGQPTSKLSPESPEGQQSQPIPLPLPMPPPEPQSPTAASPAGEENPGETLPESK; from the exons ATGGCTGAGCCAAATGCCTCCCGTCCACAGAGGAAGATGTCCACAGCTGGGGAGAGTGTTTACAAGGTCCTAGGACTGGAGAAAGGAGCCTCAGCTGAGGACATCAAGAAAGCCTACAG GAAACTCGCACTGAAGTATCACCCAGATAAAAACCCAGACAACCCAGAGGCAGCTGAGAAGTTTAAAGAGATTAACAACGCCAATTCAATTTTAACTGACGAGACCAAGAGGAAGATTTATGACGAGTATGGCTCTATGGGCCTTTATGTGTCCGAACAGTTCGGAGAGGAAAGTGTCAAATACTACTTCCTCATGTCCAAGTGGTGGTTTAAG GGTTTGGTCCTGTGTTGTACGCTCTTcagttgttgctgctgttgctgctgctgttgtttctGCTGCGGGAAGTGTAAGCCACCCGATGATGACGAAAACTATCAGTATGTTGACCCCGAAGACCTGGAGGCCCAAATTAAAGCAGAGCAGGACGGAG GTAACACAGTAATCATAGGCCAGCCCACATCTAAGCTGAGTCCTGAAAGCCCAGAAGGCCAGCAGAGCCAGCCCATCCCCCTCCCATTGCCCATGCCACCACCTGAGCCCCAGTCGCCAACCGCAGCCAGTCCAGCGGGGGAAGAAAACCCCGGAGAGACGTTACCAGAGTCGAAATGA
- the dnajc5ga gene encoding dnaJ (Hsp40) homolog, subfamily C, member 5 gamma a isoform X2, producing the protein MAEPNASRPQRKMSTAGESVYKVLGLEKGASAEDIKKAYRKLALKYHPDKNPDNPEAAEKFKEINNANSILTDETKRKIYDEYGSMGLYVSEQFGEESVKYYFLMSKWWFKGLVLCCTLFSCCCCCCCCCFCCGKCKPPDDDENYQYVDPEDLEAQIKAEQDGGK; encoded by the exons ATGGCTGAGCCAAATGCCTCCCGTCCACAGAGGAAGATGTCCACAGCTGGGGAGAGTGTTTACAAGGTCCTAGGACTGGAGAAAGGAGCCTCAGCTGAGGACATCAAGAAAGCCTACAG GAAACTCGCACTGAAGTATCACCCAGATAAAAACCCAGACAACCCAGAGGCAGCTGAGAAGTTTAAAGAGATTAACAACGCCAATTCAATTTTAACTGACGAGACCAAGAGGAAGATTTATGACGAGTATGGCTCTATGGGCCTTTATGTGTCCGAACAGTTCGGAGAGGAAAGTGTCAAATACTACTTCCTCATGTCCAAGTGGTGGTTTAAG GGTTTGGTCCTGTGTTGTACGCTCTTcagttgttgctgctgttgctgctgctgttgtttctGCTGCGGGAAGTGTAAGCCACCCGATGATGACGAAAACTATCAGTATGTTGACCCCGAAGACCTGGAGGCCCAAATTAAAGCAGAGCAGGACGGAG GAAAGTGA